The following are encoded in a window of Microvirga ossetica genomic DNA:
- a CDS encoding ATP-grasp fold amidoligase family protein produces the protein MEQFWPKNRARYEMTSALRRIARERLLHGRAREVLFKCMSDIAIVYLTHYLVHGHLPDFRHQPSFSERIAFRRLFPQPVFTILSDKVRVREYVRRRIGEAYLIPIYAVTSDIENFAFENLPPAFVMKASHGSRWVELVWSKAEADVEQLRFKAAGWLKQNFYSKQRECHYQNIPPHIIFETLLADGGKPPKDYKIHCFRSNQVLTQIIQVHSDRFTNHKMNFLTADWIPINLSLGHPSVSSQELLPPQNLKDMLAVAENLSEGFNYVRVDLYSVAGQLYFGEMTFTPGAGLMPFDPVEKEYEWALLFEPDQSFF, from the coding sequence TTGGAACAATTCTGGCCTAAAAATCGAGCTCGCTATGAAATGACCAGTGCGCTTAGGAGGATCGCACGAGAGAGGTTGCTTCATGGCCGCGCGCGCGAAGTCTTATTTAAATGTATGAGCGACATAGCGATTGTTTACCTTACACATTATCTTGTTCACGGGCATTTACCCGATTTTCGGCATCAACCAAGCTTCAGCGAGCGAATTGCGTTCCGGAGACTCTTTCCCCAGCCAGTTTTTACTATTCTAAGTGATAAAGTCCGGGTCAGGGAGTATGTGAGGAGGCGCATCGGAGAAGCCTATCTCATCCCGATCTACGCCGTAACATCGGATATTGAAAACTTTGCATTCGAAAACCTCCCTCCTGCATTCGTCATGAAGGCAAGTCATGGCTCTCGCTGGGTCGAACTAGTTTGGAGCAAAGCAGAGGCCGACGTCGAGCAGTTACGTTTCAAGGCGGCCGGTTGGTTGAAGCAGAACTTCTATAGTAAGCAGCGGGAGTGTCATTACCAGAATATCCCACCGCACATCATATTCGAAACGCTGCTGGCAGATGGAGGAAAGCCCCCCAAGGACTACAAAATCCACTGCTTCCGCAGCAATCAGGTGTTGACACAAATCATTCAGGTCCACAGCGACCGCTTCACCAATCATAAAATGAACTTTCTTACGGCAGACTGGATACCAATCAATCTGAGCCTCGGTCACCCATCCGTTTCAAGCCAGGAATTGTTGCCGCCGCAAAATTTGAAGGATATGCTCGCTGTGGCGGAGAACTTATCGGAAGGTTTCAATTATGTCCGTGTTGATCTCTATTCCGTCGCGGGACAGCTCTATTTTGGCGAAATGACGTTTACGCCCGGAGCTGGACTGATGCCGTTTGATCCGGTGGAGAAGGAATACGAGTGGGCTCTCTTGTTCGAACCAGATCAATCTTTCTTCTGA
- a CDS encoding helix-turn-helix domain-containing protein codes for MLQPYSPDLRERVLAACERGDGSQVEIAHRFQVCPATVANWRRQEREEGRRCPKPHSGGVPSRLDTAALEVLRQLVIEDNDALLREYRERLAERTGVTVCLAVICEALKRLKLRPKKRRFGRPSRSGPRLLPSARPIASR; via the coding sequence ATGCTCCAGCCCTATTCTCCTGATCTGCGTGAGCGCGTTCTGGCTGCCTGCGAGCGCGGCGACGGCAGCCAGGTTGAGATTGCCCATCGCTTCCAGGTCTGCCCCGCCACCGTGGCGAACTGGCGCCGCCAAGAGCGCGAGGAAGGCCGACGCTGCCCCAAGCCGCACAGCGGCGGCGTGCCCTCGCGCCTGGATACGGCAGCCTTGGAGGTGCTGCGCCAGCTCGTCATCGAGGACAATGACGCGCTGCTGCGCGAGTACCGCGAGCGCCTGGCCGAGAGAACCGGTGTGACGGTGTGTCTGGCGGTGATCTGCGAGGCGCTCAAGCGGCTCAAGCTGCGTCCTAAAAAAAGACGCTTCGGGCGGCCGAGCAGGAGCGGCCCGAGATTGCTGCCGAGCGCGAGGCCTATCGCCAGCAGATGA
- a CDS encoding transposase, with amino-acid sequence MPLGSWQRLTVLGALACEGLIATMSIEASTSTAVLLAYLEQVLVPKLRQVKPDAVLVMDNLRPHHATEVVELLAQAGIGVLYLPRYSPEFNPIEQAWAKVKERLKAKAARTLEALEAELKPARDTITAKDATGWIRHAGYAPH; translated from the coding sequence ATCCCGCTCGGCTCGTGGCAGCGGCTGACGGTCTTGGGGGCACTCGCCTGTGAGGGCCTGATCGCGACGATGAGCATCGAGGCATCCACCTCGACCGCCGTGCTGCTGGCTTATCTCGAGCAGGTGCTGGTGCCCAAACTCCGGCAGGTGAAGCCGGATGCGGTTCTGGTGATGGACAACCTGCGCCCGCACCATGCAACCGAAGTCGTTGAGCTTCTCGCCCAGGCCGGGATCGGAGTGTTGTACCTGCCTCGCTACTCACCTGAATTCAACCCGATCGAACAGGCCTGGGCCAAGGTGAAAGAGCGGCTCAAGGCGAAAGCCGCGCGCACGCTCGAAGCCTTGGAGGCGGAACTCAAACCAGCCCGCGATACCATCACAGCAAAAGATGCCACAGGCTGGATCAGGCACGCCGGCTATGCCCCACACTGA